A section of the Telopea speciosissima isolate NSW1024214 ecotype Mountain lineage chromosome 3, Tspe_v1, whole genome shotgun sequence genome encodes:
- the LOC122654167 gene encoding bark storage protein A isoform X1: MGCGMKLVSLGFLILLTGCSTLIDGAIPSSTMKKIREINQKGPYLGIVVPNSYEMSPLLQSSSFVADKKLPYLDFAGRRFRIGKVESKKVIIVMTGLSMLNAGIATELLLSLFRVKGVVHYGIAGNANSQLQIGDVTIPQYWAHTGLWNWERYGEGVNDALSLESSGDYTRSIGFLNYSDYTVGKTNGNSSANLLNSVWYQPEEIFPVNGTPEVRQHAFWVPVNSNYFSIAQKIGNITLGGCVNSTCLPRKPEVFIVERGCSANVFVDNVAYRQFLNTKFNVTPIDMESAAVALISLQEGIPFIAIRGLSDLAGGGSAVSNEAGIFASLAAQNSVDVLLKFIALLPL; the protein is encoded by the exons atgggTTGTGGGATGAAACTAGTGTCGTTAGGTTTTCTTATCTTGCTAACTGGTTGCAGCACATTAATTGATGGTGCAATTCCAAGTAGTACCATGAAAAAGATAAGAGAAATTAACCAAAAGGGTCCTTACTTAGGGATTGTGGTGCCAAACTCCTATGAGATGAgtcctcttcttcaatcttcaagcttTGTAGCTGATAAAAAACTTCCTTACTTGGATTTTGCAG GGAGAAGATTTCGAATTGGAAAAGTAGAGTCTAAGAAAGTTATAATTGTGATGACAGGGTTGAGCATG TTAAATGCAGGTATAGCAACAGAATTACTATTGAGTCTGTTCAGAGTGAAAGGAGTGGTGCATTATGGAATTGCAGGAAATGCAAACTCACAACTCCAAATCGGTGATGTAACGATTCCACAATATTGGGCTCACACTGGCCTTTGGAATTGGGAG AGATATGGAGAAGGGGTTAATGATGCACTTTCCTTGGAGTCTAGTGGAGATTACACAAGAAGTATTGGGTTCCTTAACTATTCAGATTACACTGTTGGTAAAACAAATGGAAATTCATCAGCAAACCTTTTAAATAGTGTATGGTACCAACCAGAGGAAATCTTTCCAGTAAATGGAACTCCAGAAGTAAGGCAACATGCCTTTTGGGTTCCAGTCAACAGTAACTACTTTTCAATTGCCCAAAAAATTGGG AATATAACATTGGGGGGCTGTGTAAATTCTACTTGTTTGCCAAGGAAACCAGAAGTGTTTATAGTAGAAAGAGGATGCAGTGCCAATGTATTTGTTGATAATGTGGCATACCGGCAATTCCTAAATACAAAGTTCAATGTGACGCCGATCGACATGGAAAGTGCCGCGGTTGCTCTCATTTCTCTTCAAGAAGGGATCCCTTTCATTGCAATCAGGGGACTATCTGATTTAGCTGGTGGTGGTTCTGCTGTCTCTAATGAAGCAGGCATCTTTGCCTCTTTAGCTGCTCAAAATTCAGTTGATGTACTCTTAAAATTTATAGCCTTGTT GCCT TTATAA
- the LOC122654165 gene encoding protein NRT1/ PTR FAMILY 1.2-like, with product MDKEELTENSPKMTQLLSPTTHKGGFRTMPFIILNESFEKVASYGLMPNMIFYLMKDYNLNAAAGTTILLLWSATSNALAIVGAFLSDSYLGRFRVIALGSFSSLLGMIMLCLTAMVPETKPSPSCQPYNYGSCKSATSSQLALLFSSFLLISIGAGCIRPCSIAFGADQLIKKNNPNNEGILQSFFNWFYASTGVSTILALTVIVYIQDHLGWKVGFAIPAFLMLIASLLFLVGSPLYVKVKASKSLFTGFFQVLVLAFRNRNLPFPPNNNSNGFYHQAPDSEIVEPTKALRFLNKACINRNRVTFVRADDGSSSKPISKLCTVEQVESLKSLLRVIPIWSSCILVQVIINQSSFTAIQASTMDTHITSHFQIPAGSFAVFLVLTLTIWVVMYDRVIVPLMAKYMRRPHGLGQNQRMGIGILVSVSAMVVSAGVERVRRRVVNMSAMWLVPQQCLLGLAEAINAVAQVEFYYSHFSKNMASLAMGIFTLGMAAGNLVGSLIVKIVDEITKRGGKESWVSSNPNMGHYDYYYWLLAILCSIDFLYFLFCCWVYGLSKEEESKLEGGAETCTIAETSTV from the exons ATGGACAAGGAGGAGTTGACGGAAAACTCTCCCAAGATGACCCAACTGTTATCTCCTACAACGCATAAGGGTGGCTTCAGAACCATGCCCTTCATCATAT TGAACGAATCGTTTGAGAAGGTTGCAAGCTATGGGCTTATGCCCAATATGATTTTCTACTTAATGAAAGATTATAACTTGAACGCCGCAGCTGGTACTACCATTCTCTTGCTCTGGTCTGCTACCTCCAATGCCCTCGCCATTGTTGGGGCTTTCCTCTCTGATTCTTACTTGGGTCGCTTTCGAGTCATCGCTTTGGGCTCCTTCTCTAGTCTCCTT GGGATGATTATGCTATGTTTAACAGCCATGGTTCCAGAGACGAAGCCCTCTCCTTCGTGCCAACCATATAATTACGGAAGCTGCAAATCTGCTACTTCTTCCCAACTGGCTCTCCTGTTCTCCTCATTTCTGCTCATTTCCATTGGAGCCGGTTGCATTAGGCCATGTTCCATTGCATTTGGAGCAGATCAATTGATCAAGAAAAACAACCCAAACAATGAGGGGATCTTACAGAGTTTCTTCAACTGGTTCTATGCTTCCACTGGGGTTTCCACCATCCTTGCACTCACTGTGATTGTGTACATTCAAGACCATTTGGGCTGGAAAGTGGGTTTTGCAATACCTGCATTTCTCATGCTCATAGCttctctactcttcttagtGGGTTCTCCTCTCTATGTCAAAGTGAAGGCCAGTAAGAGCTTGTTCACCGGATTCTTTCAAGTACTTGTATTGGCATTTAGAAACAGAAATCTTCCTTTCCCTCCCAACAACAACTCCAATGGATTCTACCATCAAGCCCCAGATTCGGAGATCGTCGAACCTACCAAGGCCCTAAG GTTTCTAAACAAAGCTTGCATAAACAGGAATCGGGTAACATTTGTAAGAGCTGATGATGGGTcatcatcaaaaccaataaGCAAGCTCTGCACAGTGGAACAAGTGGAATCGCTGAAATCACTATTGAGAGTCATTCCTATATGGTCTAGTTGTATCCTTGTCCAAGTGATCATCAACCAATCTTCATTCACAGCAATCCAAGCAAGCACCATGGATACACACATAACCTCTCACTTCCAAATTCCTGCAGGTTCATTTGCAGTGTTCTTAGTTCTCACTCTAACTATATGGGTAGTCATGTATGATCGTGTAATTGTTCCCTTAATGGCAAAATACATGAGAAGACCTCATGGGCTTGGGCAAAATCAACGTATGGGTATTGGAATACTGGTCTCTGTTTCAGCCATGGTTGTCTCAGCAGGAGTTGAGAGGGTTCGAAGGAGAGTGGTGAACATGTCAGCTATGTGGTTGGTTCCACAGCAATGTTTGCTTGGCTTAGCTGAGGCAATCAATGCTGTGGCACAAGTAGAGTTCTATTACTCTCATTTCTCTAAGAACATGGCTAGCCTGGCAATGGGTATTTTCACTTTGGGTATGGCTGCAGGTAActtagtagggagtcttatagTGAAGATAGTGGATGAGATTACTAAAAGAGGAGGTAAAGAGAGTTGGGTGTCAAGTAATCCTAATATGGGTCACTATGATTATTATTACTGGCTTCTTGCAATCTTGTGTTCCATtgatttcctttattttctcttttgttgttGGGTTTATGGGCTTAGCAAGGAAGAGGAAAGCAAGCTTGAGGGTGGAGCAGAAACATGTACAATAGCAGAAACAAGTACAGTATAG
- the LOC122654167 gene encoding bark storage protein A isoform X2, translating into MGCGMKLVSLGFLILLTGCSTLIDGAIPSSTMKKIREINQKGPYLGIVVPNSYEMSPLLQSSSFVADKKLPYLDFAGRRFRIGKVESKKVIIVMTGLSMLNAGIATELLLSLFRVKGVVHYGIAGNANSQLQIGDVTIPQYWAHTGLWNWERYGEGVNDALSLESSGDYTRSIGFLNYSDYTVGKTNGNSSANLLNSVWYQPEEIFPVNGTPEVRQHAFWVPVNSNYFSIAQKIGNITLGGCVNSTCLPRKPEVFIVERGCSANVFVDNVAYRQFLNTKFNVTPIDMESAAVALISLQEGIPFIAIRGLSDLAGGGSAVSNEAGIFASLAAQNSVDVLLKFIALL; encoded by the exons atgggTTGTGGGATGAAACTAGTGTCGTTAGGTTTTCTTATCTTGCTAACTGGTTGCAGCACATTAATTGATGGTGCAATTCCAAGTAGTACCATGAAAAAGATAAGAGAAATTAACCAAAAGGGTCCTTACTTAGGGATTGTGGTGCCAAACTCCTATGAGATGAgtcctcttcttcaatcttcaagcttTGTAGCTGATAAAAAACTTCCTTACTTGGATTTTGCAG GGAGAAGATTTCGAATTGGAAAAGTAGAGTCTAAGAAAGTTATAATTGTGATGACAGGGTTGAGCATG TTAAATGCAGGTATAGCAACAGAATTACTATTGAGTCTGTTCAGAGTGAAAGGAGTGGTGCATTATGGAATTGCAGGAAATGCAAACTCACAACTCCAAATCGGTGATGTAACGATTCCACAATATTGGGCTCACACTGGCCTTTGGAATTGGGAG AGATATGGAGAAGGGGTTAATGATGCACTTTCCTTGGAGTCTAGTGGAGATTACACAAGAAGTATTGGGTTCCTTAACTATTCAGATTACACTGTTGGTAAAACAAATGGAAATTCATCAGCAAACCTTTTAAATAGTGTATGGTACCAACCAGAGGAAATCTTTCCAGTAAATGGAACTCCAGAAGTAAGGCAACATGCCTTTTGGGTTCCAGTCAACAGTAACTACTTTTCAATTGCCCAAAAAATTGGG AATATAACATTGGGGGGCTGTGTAAATTCTACTTGTTTGCCAAGGAAACCAGAAGTGTTTATAGTAGAAAGAGGATGCAGTGCCAATGTATTTGTTGATAATGTGGCATACCGGCAATTCCTAAATACAAAGTTCAATGTGACGCCGATCGACATGGAAAGTGCCGCGGTTGCTCTCATTTCTCTTCAAGAAGGGATCCCTTTCATTGCAATCAGGGGACTATCTGATTTAGCTGGTGGTGGTTCTGCTGTCTCTAATGAAGCAGGCATCTTTGCCTCTTTAGCTGCTCAAAATTCAGTTGATGTACTCTTAAAATTTATAGCCTTGTTGTAA